DNA from Algisphaera agarilytica:
CCCGGCAGCGGCGTGTAGCCCTGGCCCGGTGTGTTGCCGGTGCGGGTCCAGTACATGTTGAGGTCGAACGTGGGGTCGCCGGTGATCTCGCGCCAGAGCTTGACGCGGTTCATCATCTCGATGCGGTTTTCCACGCCCATCCACGGCTGGGACCGGCGGAGGATCGGGACGACCTGTTTCATCGTCTCGGGGTCGGCCAGGTCATCGGTGTTCCACAGCTTGAGCTGGCGGACCATGGGGTTGAGGCGGAGCTTGAACATGTAGCGTTTGCTGTCGGTGCGGTTGGCCCGGCCGGCGTGCCAGAGGTCGGTGTGCCAGAACACGATGGTGCCGGCCTTGCAGACGGTCTGGACCTGGCCAAGCACGTTTTGGTATCGGCCGATGGTCGAGACGTGCACCTTGCGGAAGTGTGAGCCGGGGACGAAGAGCGTCCCGCCCATGTCAGGGCCGATGTCGTGGGGGAACAGCGAGATCTGGATATCGAAGCCCGACGAGCGTGGGTCGATCTCGGCGTCCTGGTGCAGGCCCTGGTGGCCGTTGTCCGGGCCCTTGCGCATGTGGGGGCAGTGGTGGTCGTAGCGCGGGTGCGGGCCGACGAGGCTTTCGATGATGCCGCGCACCGCGGGCAGGCGGAAAATCTTGCCGGCAGCCAAAGGCTCGGGCCAGATCTCGTCCCACTGTGCACCTTCGGTTTCGTAGGGGCCGTACAGGCCGGCGTTGAGCTCTTCCATGAGCTGTTCGCATAGGTCCTTGGGGATGAGCTCATCGAAACGCAGGAAGCCATCCGAAACGAAGTCGGCCATCTGCAACGAGTTGAGCAGGTGCTCCTTGCCCAGCGACCGCTGGGTCATGGGGAGTTGGCGCATCGCTTCGTGCTCGGCGTTGGTGTC
Protein-coding regions in this window:
- a CDS encoding phytanoyl-CoA dioxygenase family protein; its protein translation is MKPTLTPAADTNAEHEAMRQLPMTQRSLGKEHLLNSLQMADFVSDGFLRFDELIPKDLCEQLMEELNAGLYGPYETEGAQWDEIWPEPLAAGKIFRLPAVRGIIESLVGPHPRYDHHCPHMRKGPDNGHQGLHQDAEIDPRSSGFDIQISLFPHDIGPDMGGTLFVPGSHFRKVHVSTIGRYQNVLGQVQTVCKAGTIVFWHTDLWHAGRANRTDSKRYMFKLRLNPMVRQLKLWNTDDLADPETMKQVVPILRRSQPWMGVENRIEMMNRVKLWREITGDPTFDLNMYWTRTGNTPGQGYTPLPG